The DNA sequence GCCTGGCTGGACGGTACGCTGAACCTGGAGAAGATGCCGGCGCCAGGCCGACCGTTCGCCGGCCCCAGCGTGTACCTCAAGATCGCCGATGGATGCAGTGCCTCCTGCTCCTTCTGCTCCATCCCGCTCATCAAGGGGCCGGCGCGCAGTCGCCCCATGGAGCATATCGTTGCCGAGGCGCGGGAGCTGGTGGACGCCGGCGCACGGGAGATCATCCTCATCGCCCAGGACATCACCTCCTACGGTGCCGACCGAGGCATGGAGGACGCCCTGCCGGAGCTGATCGAGCGCATCCTGCGCGCCGTGCCGGAGCTGGATTGGTTGCGGCTCATGTACGCCTATCCCCAGCGCATCTCGCCCCGCCTCATCGAGGTCATGGTGGGCCATCCGCAGGTATGCCATTACCTGGACATCCCGCTCCAGCACGGCCATCCGGATGTCCTGCGGCGCATGCGCCGGCCCCATGACCTGGACAAGGTCATGGCCCAGATCGAGGCCCTGCGCGCCGCCATGCCGGACATCGCCCTGCGAACCTCGCTGATCGTTGGATTCCCGGGCGAGACCGAGACGGAGTTCCAGACCCTGTTGGAATTCGTGGACGCCATCGCCTTCGATTGGGTGGGGGCGTTTGTGTTTTCCCCGGAAGAGGGCACGCCGGCCGCCGAAATGCCCGGCCAGGTGCCGGAAGAGGTCAAGCAGGCCCGCTACGCGCAGTTGATGGAGCGCCAACAGGCCATCTCCCTGCGG is a window from the Anaerolineae bacterium genome containing:
- the rimO gene encoding 30S ribosomal protein S12 methylthiotransferase RimO translates to MRVFIATLGCPKNVVDSENMAAQLALAHHEIVEDPRQADVIIVNTCGFIEPARRESLEVLRELTRGKRRRQRVIAAGCLAQRWGSRLLNEVPAVDALISTRRLDEITRLVDVLANRTSPGEPLAWLDGTLNLEKMPAPGRPFAGPSVYLKIADGCSASCSFCSIPLIKGPARSRPMEHIVAEARELVDAGAREIILIAQDITSYGADRGMEDALPELIERILRAVPELDWLRLMYAYPQRISPRLIEVMVGHPQVCHYLDIPLQHGHPDVLRRMRRPHDLDKVMAQIEALRAAMPDIALRTSLIVGFPGETETEFQTLLEFVDAIAFDWVGAFVFSPEEGTPAAEMPGQVPEEVKQARYAQLMERQQAISLRRNQEQVGRVLEMLVEGVGDGISVGRTYRDAPEIDGLILVEGEAEVGDLLPVRVTAASEYDLWGEWVAQETRRR